The Vicia villosa cultivar HV-30 ecotype Madison, WI unplaced genomic scaffold, Vvil1.0 ctg.002646F_1_1, whole genome shotgun sequence genome window below encodes:
- the LOC131639464 gene encoding probable serine/threonine-protein kinase PBL1 has translation MGCLTVIKNMKKKYERSKSQIGSRNEKVSTAMPQLQASRSLHFDPQNPKTSVKSPNPINQVTNNRTRTLSAPSALQDAEALASVEQEEGEMSKSLARLVKAAPLPSPVPSPLPLPLPSPRSRGPLNLRMASDPFYASGSGNDTAEQDGFETFQCDAREWYKNRDRSMKKMHLARPLPLPPKGRFPLKATSSCKSETVTDPVRFFLYEEIVAACHNFRWDRCMAECFSSTIYKASFFHEASCKKLKATVTRLHPSTQGLREFMNEVSALAKMQHPNICKLLGFYACDTSETRMLVYERLSNGSLDSLLFRRPDGPSIDWNTRMKIAFSAAQGLTFLHDEGPFKAMYTDFSAANIQIDIDFNAKLSGYGFVGNIAQETFSRRSAAAGNLSVETWRKGKLTPKSNIWSFGIVLLELLTGRKNFDINLPKRERNLVKWCQPFLADNLSVIMDPQLEGRFPPKAARIVAGIAQRCLQKEPSERPTMKVIVENLIILLDMQYPRWFQLHDPAAVYRRQMAESLNVDGISYGPSLGFSPPCLPSIGTSPSHPPRWSSVPVALPPPLARSSTVITEEITREESTKQSSSVSEKA, from the exons ATGGGATGTTTAACTGTCATCAAGAACATGAAGAAAAAGTATGAAAGGTCGAAATCACAAATCGGAAGTCGTAATGAGAAGGTATCTACAGCAATGCCTCAACTTCAAGCTTCTCGCTCATTACACTTCGATCCTCAAAATCCTAAGACTAGCGTGAAATCGCCTAACCCGATTAACCAAGTTACCAACAACCGAACAAGAACATTATCTGCTCCATCAGCTCTTCAAGATGCAGAGGCATTAGCCTCAGTTGAGCAAGAGGAAGGAGAAATGTCGAAATCTCTAGCGAGATTAGTGAAGGCGGCTCCTTTACCTAGTCCAGTACCTAGTCCACTACCCTTACCTCTTCCATCTCCTCGAAGTAGGGGTCCGTTGAACTTAAGGATGGCTAGTGATCCTTTCTATGCTTCTGGCTCGGGTAATGATACAGCAGAACAAGATGGTTTTGAAACATTTCAGTGTGATGCGCGGGAATGGTATAAAAACCGAGACAGATCCATGAAGAAAATGCATCTAGCTAGGCCACTACCTTTACCGCCTAAAGGAAGATTTCCATTGAAGGCTACTAGCAGCTGTAAGTCAGAAACAGTTACTGATCCGGTTCGTTTCTTTCTGTACGAGGAAATTGTCGCTGCTTGTCACAATTTCCGTTGGGATAGATGCATGGCAGAATGTTTTTCTTCCACCATATATAAAGCTTCCTTTTTTCATGAAGCTTCATGTAAGAAGCTTAAAGCCACTGTCACGCGCCTTCACCCATCAACTCAG GGCTTGAGGGAGTTCATGAATGAGGTTAGTGCTCTTGCAAAAATGCAACATCCGAACATCTGCAAATTGCTCGGATTTTATGCATGCGATACCTCTGAAACAAGGATGTTGGTTTACGAGAGGCTAAGCAATGGGAGCTTGGACAGCCTGTTGTTCAGGAGACCTGACGGCCCTTCGATTGATTGGAACACAAGAATGAAAATCGCCTTCTCTGCTGCACAAGGTCTTACTTTCTTGCATGACGAAGGGCCTTTTAAG GCAATGTATACTGATTTTTCAGCAGCGAACATACAGATTGATATAGATTTCAATGCAAAGCTTTCAGGATATGGTTTTGTTGGAAATATTGCTCAGGAAACGTTTTCAAGAAGATCAGCT GCGGCAGGAAATCTTTCTGTGGAGACATGGAGAAAAGGAAAGCTTACTCCAAAGAGCAATATATGGAGTTTTGGAATTGTTCTTCTGGAGCTACTTACTGGAAGAAAGAATTTTGACATAAATCTCCCCAAGAGAGAGAGGAACTTAGTTAAATGGTGTCAGCCTTTCTTAGCCGACAACTTGTCTGTGATCATGGATCCTCAACTTGAAGGTCGGTTTCCGCCCAAAGCAGCAAGAATAGTAGCTGGCATTGCGCAAAGATGCCTCCAAAAGGAACCATCAGAAAGACCAACCATGAAAGTCATTGTTGAGAATCTGATAATCTTACTAGATATGCAGTACCCTCGTTGGTTCCAACTGCACGACCCAGCCGCTGTGTACAGAAGACAAATGGCGGAATCACTAAATGTTGATGGTATCAGTTATGGACCTAGTTTGGGTTTCTCTCCTCCGTGCCTACCATCAATCGGAACATCTCCTTCACATCCTCCAAGATGGTCTTCTGTTCCCGTAGCGCTTCCTCCTCCTCTTGCCCGTTCCTCCACTGTCATTACTGAGGAGATCACCAGGGAAGAAAGTACAAAGCAATCATCCTCAGTATCAGAGAAAGCTTAG